In Chitinivibrionales bacterium, a single window of DNA contains:
- a CDS encoding glycoside hydrolase family 16 protein, producing the protein MSLNKFIAALASAAMALSGIIHSDAATITWAGHTWNVTTGGMAGGNTGSAGNVAVDTNNWLHLKISQSAGAWTCAELFSADNMGFGAYRWQVEGPVDKMDKNVVLGLFPYGPQGGVGADGTNEIDIEYARWGNAAWPNGDYTVYPNSGTTVGETTFNFSLNGTYTTSSFVWTSSGIAFASQEGLRAAGDTAGTIKRWTYAPATPSVNIPQRAMPLGMNLWLCSGCGGSPSNGQPVEIIVRSFEFIPAGTLSSVAQQKKPEVGRHVGIARCGGRLFFRFDKAFERDVSMRIVDMRGRVVCGIYIPANAQMARLPELIPGIYAIELGQGMLTRKTFIIY; encoded by the coding sequence ATGTCACTTAATAAATTCATTGCAGCACTTGCATCGGCGGCCATGGCTTTGTCGGGCATAATACACTCCGATGCCGCCACCATCACCTGGGCGGGCCACACCTGGAACGTGACCACGGGCGGCATGGCCGGCGGCAACACGGGCTCGGCGGGCAACGTCGCGGTCGACACAAACAACTGGCTGCACCTGAAAATCTCGCAGTCGGCCGGCGCATGGACCTGCGCGGAGTTGTTTTCAGCCGACAACATGGGGTTCGGCGCCTATCGCTGGCAGGTGGAAGGGCCTGTTGACAAAATGGACAAAAACGTCGTTCTGGGCCTGTTCCCCTACGGTCCGCAAGGCGGCGTCGGGGCCGACGGCACCAACGAGATCGATATCGAGTACGCGCGCTGGGGAAACGCGGCCTGGCCAAACGGCGATTATACCGTATATCCGAATTCCGGCACGACCGTGGGCGAAACCACGTTCAATTTTTCATTGAACGGCACCTACACCACTTCGTCGTTCGTATGGACAAGCTCGGGCATCGCGTTTGCAAGCCAGGAAGGCCTGAGGGCCGCCGGAGACACCGCCGGAACAATCAAACGCTGGACCTATGCGCCGGCAACCCCTTCGGTCAACATTCCCCAGCGGGCAATGCCCCTCGGCATGAACCTGTGGCTCTGCTCCGGATGCGGCGGCTCGCCGAGCAACGGGCAGCCCGTCGAGATAATCGTCCGCAGTTTTGAATTCATCCCGGCCGGTACTTTGTCAAGTGTCGCGCAGCAGAAAAAGCCTGAAGTCGGAAGGCATGTCGGAATAGCAAGATGCGGCGGCAGGCTTTTCTTCAGATTTGACAAGGCATTTGAACGGGACGTTTCAATGCGGATTGTTGACATGCGCGGGCGCGTTGTCTGCGGTATTTATATTCCGGCAAATGCGCAAATGGCAAGGCTGCCTGAATTGATCCCGGGAATTTATGCAATAGAGCTTGGACAAGGCATGTTGACGCGTAAGACATTTATAATTTATTGA
- a CDS encoding TIGR02147 family protein codes for MKSLFEYLEYREYLKDHYEFNKQRYPFFSYRYIAGKTGLDASFYVKVLQKQLHISDKAVVALAAFLKLNKKETEYFRLLVRFNRVKQQDKSKQYFEKLIELREPRINTLDSAKYEFFNKWYYIAIRELLNCYRFSGDYRELAAKLNPPISVPDAKRAVELLERLSLIKKGSDGVYRLADQFVTTGESWNSIAIENFQKQAIALAGESIARIPKALRETSTVTVSISRKGFEAMKERLKEVRKELLEIARLDENPDGVYHVNFQVFPLTARGRGEESP; via the coding sequence ATGAAATCCCTTTTTGAATATCTCGAGTACCGTGAGTATCTCAAGGACCACTACGAGTTCAACAAGCAGCGATACCCGTTTTTCTCCTATCGCTACATTGCCGGCAAGACGGGCCTTGACGCCAGCTTTTACGTGAAGGTGCTGCAGAAACAGCTGCACATCTCGGACAAGGCCGTTGTGGCGCTTGCTGCGTTCCTCAAGCTTAACAAAAAGGAAACCGAATATTTCAGGCTCCTTGTCCGGTTCAACCGGGTGAAGCAGCAGGACAAGAGCAAACAGTATTTCGAAAAGCTCATAGAGCTGCGCGAACCGAGGATCAACACCCTTGACAGCGCGAAATACGAGTTCTTTAACAAATGGTACTATATTGCGATCAGGGAACTTCTCAACTGTTACCGCTTTTCGGGCGATTACAGGGAGCTGGCCGCGAAACTCAACCCGCCGATAAGCGTGCCCGACGCCAAACGCGCCGTGGAGCTGCTCGAACGGCTCTCGCTCATAAAAAAAGGCAGCGACGGCGTGTACCGCCTCGCCGACCAGTTCGTGACCACTGGCGAATCGTGGAACTCCATCGCCATCGAGAATTTCCAGAAACAGGCGATCGCGCTCGCGGGCGAGTCCATCGCGAGGATCCCCAAGGCCCTTCGCGAAACCTCGACCGTCACCGTGAGCATTTCACGGAAGGGCTTCGAGGCCATGAAGGAGCGTCTCAAGGAGGTACGCAAGGAGCTGCTCGAGATTGCCCGGCTCGATGAAAACCCGGACGGCGTGTATCATGTCAATTTCCAGGTTTTTCCGCTTACCGCGCGGGGCAGGGGAGAAGAATCTCCATGA